The proteins below are encoded in one region of Aquisphaera giovannonii:
- a CDS encoding DUF4145 domain-containing protein yields the protein MIKIPEACPAPAIAEVRAAFTLYWCDLPACLNRIRNALELVLDDFKVARSGLDKARRKRNRLSLHHRIEKLEKKKPKLKPICERMMAVKNLGNAGSHPGDKVTHDDVFDGFDILERVLEDMYSEHPGELAKAVKEINRRKGPRKSKWTRP from the coding sequence ATGATAAAGATTCCGGAGGCGTGTCCCGCACCTGCCATCGCCGAGGTCCGTGCTGCATTCACTCTCTATTGGTGCGATCTACCGGCCTGCCTCAATCGCATCCGCAATGCCCTTGAACTAGTGCTCGATGACTTCAAAGTAGCTCGGTCAGGCCTGGATAAGGCAAGAAGGAAGAGGAACCGTCTCTCACTCCATCACCGGATCGAGAAGCTCGAGAAGAAGAAACCAAAGCTCAAGCCGATATGCGAGCGCATGATGGCCGTCAAGAACCTCGGGAATGCTGGCAGCCATCCCGGGGATAAGGTCACGCACGACGACGTGTTCGACGGCTTCGATATTCTGGAGCGGGTTCTCGAAGACATGTACTCCGAGCATCCCGGAGAGCTGGCCAAGGCGGTGAAAGAGATCAACCGGCGCAAAGGGCCTCGGAAATCGAAATGGACGCGCCCGTAG
- a CDS encoding sulfatase family protein, with translation MGPVRQGSSRSSGPSACVAALGLAAAVLAASGCPTSGQRRVAQGPAEERPNLLIIVSDDQSGLCLGAAGDPRGATPNLDRLAAQGVFFARAFCNAPVCTASRQSFITGKLPHAVGVTRLGTPLPDDARTLGTWLGENGYRTAAIGKMHFNGPSHHGFDARIDVGEWLRHLRESPPPGGDHRRPWRPFVDPPDAWLNARCRDEGLPEGSTASTFFIDRALEFARREDERPFAMVVSLYEPHAPFRFPREWRGRYRPDQFPVPPATEAERRDAPRVFRQLTGDDLRGIQAAYYTSLSFMDHQVGRLLRGLDEGGLGEKTLVVFLSDNGYLLGQHGRVEKNCFYEPAVRVPLMLRWPGKLPAGRKVADLVELVDLFPTLCRLIDIPEPAGLQGMDLSTLARGAPGASGRPAVFSEYNESEEAMIRTPRHKLILGTGRRARRDHLEADAPAAGPYVRLFDLESDPEEKVDLGADPALEALRRDLIGAMHDRFARSWTGPDPIPAGLPPRDAIEWCLSPRDP, from the coding sequence TTGGGGCCGGTTCGCCAGGGTTCCTCGCGGTCGAGCGGGCCGTCCGCGTGCGTGGCGGCGCTGGGCCTCGCGGCGGCGGTGCTCGCCGCCAGCGGCTGCCCGACCTCCGGCCAGCGCCGCGTCGCGCAGGGCCCGGCGGAGGAGCGGCCCAACCTGCTGATCATCGTCTCGGATGACCAGTCCGGGCTCTGCCTCGGGGCCGCGGGGGACCCGCGCGGGGCGACGCCCAACCTCGACCGGCTGGCGGCCCAGGGGGTCTTCTTCGCGCGGGCCTTCTGCAACGCGCCCGTGTGCACGGCGAGCCGGCAGTCCTTCATCACGGGGAAGCTCCCCCACGCCGTCGGCGTGACCCGGCTGGGGACTCCCCTCCCCGACGATGCCCGGACGCTGGGGACCTGGCTCGGGGAGAACGGCTACCGGACGGCGGCCATCGGCAAGATGCACTTCAACGGGCCGTCGCACCACGGGTTCGACGCCCGCATCGACGTCGGCGAGTGGCTGCGACACCTCCGGGAGTCTCCCCCGCCGGGCGGCGACCATCGGCGGCCCTGGCGGCCGTTCGTCGATCCGCCGGACGCGTGGCTGAATGCGAGGTGCCGGGACGAGGGCCTGCCCGAGGGCTCCACGGCCTCCACCTTCTTCATCGATCGGGCCCTGGAGTTCGCCCGCCGCGAGGACGAGCGGCCCTTCGCCATGGTCGTCAGCCTCTACGAGCCGCACGCCCCGTTCCGCTTCCCCAGGGAATGGCGGGGCCGCTACCGCCCCGACCAGTTCCCGGTCCCGCCCGCCACCGAGGCCGAACGCCGCGACGCCCCCAGGGTTTTCCGGCAGCTCACCGGCGACGACCTGCGGGGCATCCAGGCCGCCTACTACACGTCCCTGTCGTTCATGGACCACCAGGTCGGCCGCCTGCTCCGGGGCCTGGACGAGGGCGGGCTCGGCGAGAAGACCCTCGTCGTCTTCCTGAGCGACAACGGCTACCTGCTGGGGCAGCACGGCCGCGTCGAGAAGAACTGCTTCTACGAGCCGGCCGTGCGCGTGCCGCTGATGCTGCGATGGCCCGGCAAGCTCCCGGCCGGCCGGAAGGTCGCGGACCTCGTCGAGCTCGTGGACCTCTTCCCGACGCTCTGCCGGCTCATCGACATCCCCGAGCCGGCCGGCCTCCAGGGGATGGACCTGTCGACCCTCGCCCGCGGCGCGCCCGGGGCCTCGGGCAGGCCCGCCGTCTTCAGCGAGTACAACGAGAGCGAGGAGGCCATGATCCGGACCCCTCGCCACAAGCTCATCCTGGGGACCGGCCGCCGGGCCCGCCGGGATCACCTCGAGGCCGACGCCCCCGCCGCCGGCCCGTATGTCCGCCTCTTCGACCTGGAGAGCGACCCGGAGGAGAAGGTCGATCTCGGTGCGGACCCCGCGCTGGAAGCCCTGCGCCGGGATTTGATCGGCGCGATGCACGACCGCTTCGCACGGTCCTGGACGGGCCCGGACCCCATCCCCGCCGGCCTCCCCCCCAGGGACGCGATCGAATGGTGCCTCTCGCCGCGGGACCCTTGA
- a CDS encoding class I SAM-dependent methyltransferase, which translates to MHASSMENMVKLYNNYLDPVFADGLDSVRVLDVGGARINGSYRDVFGPGVTYMAADLSAGEGVDIVLDDPYRIPVPDGSFDVVLSGQMFEHCEFFWLAFQEMMRVVNDRGVVCLIAPSGGPIHRYPVDCYRFYPDSYAALARYAGCHLEASWLDERGPWYDLVGVFRKQAPDAAPRPGLRVDGPHRRSRRPALAIAAPADPAPSSIAADSPDQEATSGIEDSVATLGRIHAAIRPELYVEIGVGHGRSLALASRPAIGIDPDMQPSGLGPHVALYHETSDEFFERHATEAIGRPIDLAFIDGLHLFEFALRDFMNLERRASRRGLVVIDGVFPNDATQGSRHRTTRTWCGDVWRIVPCLQEARPDLLLLPLDCAPAGMLLVAGLNPEDRTLWDQYNPIVRRHLLQAPDAPPPQAVLDRTGALAPSHPLVVGLLEGLGGCGEPESIRGLVESTRMRCRERTGP; encoded by the coding sequence ATGCACGCGTCGTCGATGGAAAACATGGTCAAGCTTTACAACAACTACCTCGACCCGGTGTTCGCGGATGGCCTGGACTCCGTCCGCGTGCTGGACGTGGGCGGCGCGAGGATCAACGGCTCGTACCGGGACGTCTTCGGGCCGGGCGTCACCTACATGGCGGCCGACCTGTCCGCGGGCGAGGGCGTGGACATCGTCCTCGACGATCCCTATCGCATCCCCGTGCCGGACGGCTCCTTCGACGTCGTCCTGTCGGGCCAGATGTTCGAGCACTGCGAGTTCTTCTGGCTGGCCTTCCAGGAGATGATGCGGGTGGTGAATGACCGCGGCGTCGTCTGCCTGATCGCGCCGTCCGGCGGCCCGATCCACCGCTACCCGGTGGACTGCTATCGCTTCTATCCCGACTCCTACGCGGCCCTCGCCCGCTACGCGGGCTGCCACCTGGAGGCGAGCTGGCTGGACGAGCGGGGCCCCTGGTACGACCTGGTTGGCGTCTTCCGCAAACAAGCCCCGGATGCGGCACCGCGCCCGGGGCTCCGCGTCGACGGCCCGCACCGGCGATCGCGCCGGCCGGCCCTGGCGATCGCCGCGCCGGCCGACCCTGCCCCGAGCTCGATTGCGGCCGATTCTCCCGACCAGGAGGCGACGTCGGGAATCGAGGATAGTGTGGCCACTCTCGGACGCATCCACGCGGCGATCCGCCCGGAGCTCTATGTCGAGATCGGCGTCGGCCATGGCCGGAGCCTCGCGCTGGCGTCTCGCCCCGCGATCGGCATCGACCCCGACATGCAGCCTTCCGGCCTGGGCCCGCACGTGGCCCTGTACCACGAGACCAGCGACGAGTTCTTCGAGCGGCACGCGACCGAGGCGATCGGCCGGCCGATTGACCTGGCCTTCATCGACGGGCTCCACCTGTTCGAGTTCGCGCTCCGGGACTTCATGAACCTGGAGCGACGGGCGTCCCGCCGCGGGCTCGTCGTCATCGACGGCGTCTTCCCCAACGACGCGACACAGGGGAGCCGGCATCGCACGACCCGCACCTGGTGCGGCGACGTCTGGCGGATCGTGCCGTGCCTCCAAGAAGCCCGCCCGGACCTCCTCCTGCTCCCGCTGGACTGCGCCCCCGCCGGGATGCTGCTCGTCGCCGGGCTCAACCCCGAGGACCGCACGCTCTGGGACCAGTACAACCCGATCGTGCGACGCCACCTGCTCCAGGCCCCCGACGCGCCGCCTCCTCAGGCGGTCCTGGACCGCACCGGCGCGTTGGCCCCCTCGCATCCCCTGGTCGTAGGACTGCTCGAGGGGCTCGGCGGATGCGGCGAGCCCGAGTCCATCCGGGGCCTCGTGGAGTCGACGCGCATGCGATGTCGCGAGCGGACCGGCCCCTGA
- a CDS encoding type II toxin-antitoxin system VapC family toxin: MRRYLLDTNAVGDWINRRHGVDLRVREARGRGAVIGTCEPVVAELFFGVENSETRDENAERLQRALAGLKCWPLTRGASREFGRIMAMLKRSGTMIGPMDVLIAAIARTLQDCVVVSRDADLLHIPGLAVENWTAP, encoded by the coding sequence ATGAGGCGCTATCTGCTCGACACCAATGCGGTTGGCGACTGGATCAATCGGCGGCACGGGGTGGACCTCCGGGTCCGCGAGGCCCGCGGCCGCGGCGCGGTCATCGGGACTTGCGAACCGGTGGTCGCCGAGTTGTTCTTCGGCGTCGAGAACAGCGAGACGCGCGACGAGAACGCCGAGCGTCTGCAGCGGGCGCTGGCAGGGCTGAAGTGCTGGCCCTTGACGCGGGGGGCGTCCCGCGAGTTCGGCCGCATCATGGCGATGCTGAAGCGCTCGGGGACCATGATCGGCCCGATGGACGTCCTCATCGCCGCCATCGCCCGCACGCTCCAGGACTGCGTCGTCGTCTCCAGGGATGCCGACCTCCTCCACATCCCCGGACTGGCCGTCGAGAACTGGACGGCGCCGTGA
- a CDS encoding S9 family peptidase, whose product MPRPPIARLAASLLAAILLHEIPGPPAFAQGTKADYERSASFGQRMAGKVFKARVQAHWFSDGHRFWYRNDLADGAREFVLVDAEKAERKPLFDHAKLAEALQKASGKPQDKAKLTLERVAVLDDLTIHFGADGKTWRFDPKAGTVAEAPMPADSVPSARQGASPSPGQGPGRRSRREGARQPGSRRTEDSPDGKFRTFIRDFDVNLEEKGTGGKSPLSFEGAETDGYEGGVFWSPDSKRFVALRTAKGDTHMVHMVSSSPADQLQPKLISHEYPKPGDRLPVSRPHLFDAAARREIPIDDDHAPNPFSIDDVRWSPDSKRFTFVYNQRGHQSLRVVSVDAASGHAAVLVDEASPTFVDYAHKQFLHFLDAKNELIWMSERSGWNHLYLMDATTGTIKNPITRGEWLVREVERVDEDARQLWLRVRGIHPGQDPYHEHFARVNFDGTGLVVLTEGDGTHEVEHSPDRKYLIDTYSRVDLPPVTELRRAGDGKLVLGLEKADASGLIAAGWKAPERFVAKGRDGKTDIFGIICRPSTFRADRKYPVLEDIYAGPQDAFVPKRFAPTQPGQAMAELGFIVVKIDGMGTNWRSKAFHDVCWKNLADAGFPDRILWMKAAAAKEPAMDLSRVGLYGGSAGGQNALGGLLTHPEFYKAGAADCGCHDNRMDKVWWNELWMGWPLGPHYDEQSNVTMAHKLQGKLLLTVGELDTNVDPASTMQVVNALIKADKDFELVVFPGANHGAGGSPYGRRRLQDFFVKNLLDVEPRAR is encoded by the coding sequence ATGCCGAGACCACCGATCGCCCGCCTCGCCGCGTCCCTCCTCGCCGCCATCCTGCTCCACGAAATCCCGGGCCCGCCCGCCTTCGCCCAGGGCACCAAGGCCGACTACGAACGTTCCGCGAGCTTCGGGCAGCGGATGGCGGGCAAGGTCTTCAAGGCCCGCGTCCAGGCCCACTGGTTCTCCGACGGGCACCGCTTCTGGTATCGCAACGACCTGGCCGACGGCGCCCGCGAGTTCGTCCTCGTGGACGCCGAGAAGGCGGAGCGGAAGCCCCTCTTCGATCACGCGAAGCTGGCCGAGGCGCTCCAGAAGGCCTCCGGCAAGCCCCAGGATAAGGCCAAGCTGACGCTGGAGCGCGTCGCGGTCCTGGACGACCTCACGATCCACTTCGGGGCCGACGGAAAGACCTGGCGGTTCGACCCGAAGGCCGGCACGGTGGCCGAGGCGCCCATGCCCGCCGACTCCGTGCCCTCAGCGAGGCAGGGCGCCTCGCCGTCGCCGGGGCAGGGGCCCGGGCGGCGGTCCCGCCGCGAGGGGGCCCGCCAGCCGGGGAGCCGTCGCACCGAGGACTCGCCGGACGGCAAGTTCCGCACCTTCATCCGGGACTTCGACGTGAACCTCGAGGAGAAGGGGACCGGCGGCAAGTCGCCGCTCAGCTTCGAGGGCGCGGAGACCGACGGCTACGAGGGCGGCGTCTTCTGGTCGCCCGACTCCAAGCGGTTCGTCGCCCTGCGGACGGCGAAGGGCGACACCCACATGGTCCACATGGTCTCGTCGTCGCCTGCCGACCAGCTCCAGCCCAAGCTCATCTCCCACGAGTACCCCAAGCCGGGCGACCGGCTCCCGGTCAGCCGGCCGCACCTGTTCGACGCCGCGGCCCGCCGCGAGATCCCGATCGACGACGACCACGCGCCCAACCCGTTCTCGATCGACGACGTCCGCTGGTCGCCGGACTCGAAGCGGTTCACCTTCGTCTACAACCAGCGCGGGCACCAGTCGCTCCGGGTCGTCTCGGTGGACGCCGCGAGCGGGCACGCCGCGGTCCTCGTGGACGAGGCGAGCCCGACCTTCGTGGACTACGCCCACAAGCAGTTCCTCCACTTCCTCGACGCGAAGAATGAGCTCATCTGGATGTCCGAGCGCAGCGGATGGAACCACCTCTACCTGATGGACGCGACGACCGGCACCATCAAGAACCCGATCACCCGCGGCGAGTGGCTCGTCCGCGAGGTGGAGCGGGTGGACGAGGACGCCCGCCAGCTCTGGCTCCGCGTCCGCGGCATCCATCCCGGGCAGGACCCGTATCACGAGCACTTCGCCCGGGTCAACTTCGACGGCACGGGGCTGGTCGTCCTGACCGAGGGCGACGGGACGCACGAGGTCGAGCACTCGCCGGACCGGAAGTACCTCATCGACACCTATTCGCGCGTGGACCTGCCCCCGGTGACGGAGCTGCGGCGGGCGGGCGACGGCAAGCTCGTGCTGGGCCTCGAGAAGGCCGACGCCTCGGGCCTGATCGCCGCCGGCTGGAAGGCCCCCGAGCGGTTCGTCGCGAAGGGGCGGGACGGGAAGACGGACATCTTCGGCATCATCTGCCGCCCGAGCACCTTCCGGGCGGACCGGAAGTACCCGGTCCTGGAGGACATCTACGCCGGGCCGCAGGACGCCTTCGTGCCCAAGCGGTTCGCGCCCACGCAGCCCGGCCAGGCGATGGCGGAGCTCGGGTTCATCGTCGTGAAGATCGACGGCATGGGGACGAACTGGCGGTCCAAGGCCTTCCACGACGTCTGCTGGAAGAACCTCGCGGACGCCGGCTTCCCGGACCGGATCCTGTGGATGAAGGCCGCCGCCGCGAAGGAGCCGGCGATGGACCTCTCGCGGGTCGGCCTCTACGGCGGGTCGGCCGGCGGCCAGAACGCGCTGGGGGGCCTCCTGACCCATCCCGAGTTCTACAAGGCGGGCGCCGCGGACTGCGGCTGCCACGACAACCGGATGGACAAGGTCTGGTGGAACGAGCTCTGGATGGGCTGGCCGCTCGGGCCGCACTACGACGAGCAGTCGAACGTGACGATGGCCCACAAGCTCCAGGGCAAGCTCCTGCTGACCGTCGGCGAGCTCGACACCAACGTCGATCCGGCCTCGACGATGCAGGTCGTGAACGCCCTGATCAAGGCCGACAAGGACTTCGAGCTGGTCGTCTTCCCCGGCGCCAATCACGGGGCCGGCGGCTCGCCCTACGGACGCCGGCGGCTCCAGGACTTCTTCGTGAAGAACCTGCTGGACGTCGAGCCGAGGGCCCGCTGA
- a CDS encoding IS4 family transposase, with translation MPNRMISILGRLRQDVAAAISAETIEAACKEVGYRWRRRKLGPVETIYLFLVQVLLEDTSCRHVVRIGGREFTDTAYCKARSRLPLAVFLELVRRVAAAVRGASEDSRWHGHRVWVVDGSSVSMPDAPELQGHFGQPGGQRPGCGFPVAKLLMLFHVGTGMLLRVTAAPLRSHDMSGAGAISGGLEPGDVLLGDRGFCSYAHMAMLLGRGISAVFRMHQQVNVDFAPGRPTARRKGPYPRPQGLPSSRWVLAHGPQDQVVAWPKPKGRPGWGPLGAIHLSRGPLGAIHLSRNPDDPVRDRRRAFR, from the coding sequence ATGCCGAACCGCATGATCTCCATCCTCGGCCGCCTGCGCCAAGACGTGGCCGCCGCGATCTCCGCGGAGACGATCGAGGCCGCCTGCAAGGAGGTCGGCTACCGCTGGCGCCGGCGCAAGCTCGGGCCGGTGGAGACCATCTATCTGTTCCTCGTGCAGGTCCTCCTGGAGGACACATCCTGCCGGCACGTCGTCCGGATCGGCGGCCGCGAGTTCACCGACACGGCCTATTGCAAGGCCCGCTCGCGGCTGCCCCTGGCCGTCTTCCTCGAGCTCGTCCGGCGGGTCGCCGCGGCGGTCCGCGGCGCCTCGGAGGACTCCCGCTGGCATGGCCACCGCGTCTGGGTCGTCGACGGCTCCAGCGTCTCGATGCCCGACGCCCCGGAGCTGCAGGGGCACTTCGGCCAGCCCGGCGGTCAGCGCCCCGGATGCGGCTTCCCGGTGGCCAAGCTGCTGATGCTCTTCCACGTCGGCACCGGCATGCTGCTGCGGGTCACGGCGGCGCCGCTGCGGTCCCACGACATGTCCGGGGCGGGCGCGATCTCGGGGGGCCTGGAGCCGGGCGACGTACTCCTCGGAGATCGCGGCTTCTGCTCTTATGCTCACATGGCGATGTTGCTCGGACGCGGTATTTCGGCGGTGTTCCGCATGCACCAGCAGGTGAACGTCGACTTCGCGCCGGGGCGGCCGACGGCCCGAAGGAAGGGCCCGTACCCTCGGCCGCAGGGCCTGCCGAGCTCCCGCTGGGTGCTGGCCCACGGGCCGCAGGACCAGGTGGTCGCCTGGCCCAAGCCCAAGGGCCGGCCCGGGTGGGGGCCACTCGGGGCCATCCACCTTTCGAGGGGGCCACTCGGGGCCATCCACCTTTCGAGGAACCCTGACGACCCCGTCCGCGACCGCAGACGAGCTTTTCGCTGA
- a CDS encoding serpin family protein, with translation MSERRSAVFGLILMLAGTASAAGPAREETMSSVVDGSNAFALDLYARLRDKPGNLFFSPSSISTALAMTYAGARGDTAGQMARVLHFGDDRAALDRGYRALLEATRPAGDRPGFRLSVANRLWGQKDFRFLPDFLALTRDAYHAELGVVDFAAEPEPSRERINAWIEEQTEGKIKELLGTGTIDRLTRLVLTNAIYFKGDWAEPFKRDFTKEEPFHVTGDKTTRAPMMHKVHEFRTGAADGLKFVELPYGRGDLSAVVLLADQVDGLPAVEARLSAASLDRWLTVGAMRQVDLALPRFKVESEFSLADTLAAMGMPLAFDRRKADFSGMSSEDELHISAVVHKAYVDLNEEGTEAAAATGVVMTLRAMARPAPPVVFHADHPFLFLIRDNRTKAVLFLGRVVNPAA, from the coding sequence ATGAGCGAGCGGCGATCGGCGGTGTTCGGCCTGATCCTGATGCTGGCCGGGACGGCCTCGGCGGCGGGCCCTGCGCGGGAGGAGACCATGAGTTCCGTCGTGGACGGGAGCAATGCGTTCGCCCTGGACCTGTACGCCAGGCTCCGGGATAAGCCCGGCAACCTCTTCTTCTCGCCGAGCAGCATCTCCACGGCCCTGGCCATGACCTACGCCGGGGCCCGGGGGGATACGGCCGGGCAGATGGCCCGCGTCCTCCATTTCGGCGACGACCGCGCCGCCCTCGACCGGGGATACCGGGCGCTGCTGGAGGCGACGCGCCCGGCGGGGGACAGGCCCGGGTTCCGGCTCTCGGTGGCGAACCGCCTCTGGGGGCAGAAGGACTTCCGCTTCCTGCCGGATTTCCTGGCCCTGACCCGCGACGCCTATCACGCGGAGCTGGGCGTGGTCGACTTCGCGGCGGAGCCGGAGCCCTCCCGCGAGCGGATCAACGCCTGGATCGAGGAGCAGACCGAGGGCAAGATCAAGGAGCTGCTGGGCACCGGGACGATCGACCGGCTGACGCGCCTCGTCCTCACGAATGCCATCTACTTCAAGGGCGACTGGGCCGAGCCGTTCAAGCGGGACTTCACGAAGGAGGAGCCGTTCCACGTCACCGGCGACAAGACCACCCGGGCCCCGATGATGCACAAGGTCCACGAGTTCCGGACGGGCGCGGCGGACGGCTTGAAGTTCGTCGAGCTGCCCTACGGCAGGGGGGACCTCTCCGCCGTCGTGCTGCTCGCCGATCAGGTCGACGGCCTCCCCGCCGTCGAGGCGAGGCTTTCGGCCGCCTCGCTGGATCGATGGCTCACGGTGGGGGCGATGAGGCAGGTGGACCTGGCGCTTCCCCGATTCAAGGTGGAGTCGGAGTTCTCGCTGGCGGACACCCTCGCGGCCATGGGCATGCCGCTGGCATTCGACCGGCGGAAGGCGGACTTCTCCGGGATGAGCAGCGAGGATGAGCTGCACATCTCCGCCGTCGTGCACAAGGCCTACGTCGACCTCAACGAGGAGGGCACCGAGGCGGCCGCCGCGACCGGGGTCGTCATGACGCTCCGCGCCATGGCGAGGCCGGCGCCCCCCGTCGTCTTCCACGCGGACCACCCGTTCCTCTTCCTGATCCGGGACAACCGGACGAAGGCGGTCCTCTTCCTGGGGCGCGTCGTCAACCCGGCCGCCTGA
- a CDS encoding STAS domain-containing protein, giving the protein MSTTFTARDDGDALIIHFDSPAGLNDFRNSSLRDSLYAAVQERETPQVALDLEQIDYLSSSGVAILVGLKRRIDTRNGKLVLFRVQPVVSDLLKVMKLDRYFPITADEPSALAALRPVPTN; this is encoded by the coding sequence ATGTCGACGACCTTCACCGCCCGCGATGACGGCGACGCCCTCATCATCCACTTCGATAGCCCTGCCGGCCTCAACGACTTCCGGAATAGCAGCCTCCGCGATTCGCTGTATGCCGCCGTCCAGGAGCGGGAAACCCCCCAGGTCGCGCTCGACCTCGAGCAGATCGATTACCTCTCGAGCTCCGGCGTCGCCATCCTCGTCGGCCTCAAGCGCCGGATCGACACCCGCAACGGGAAGCTCGTCCTCTTCCGCGTCCAGCCGGTCGTCAGCGACCTCCTGAAGGTCATGAAGCTCGACCGCTATTTCCCGATCACGGCGGATGAGCCGTCGGCGCTGGCCGCGCTCCGTCCGGTCCCCACGAACTAA
- the ispH gene encoding 4-hydroxy-3-methylbut-2-enyl diphosphate reductase: MRIILANPRGFCAGVNMAIECLERALDFFGAPVYVYHEIVHNKYVVDRFKKRGTVFVESLEEVPEGSPLLYSAHGVSPQIREQARGRRLLAIDATCPLVTKVHLEAIKYAREGYTIFLIGHEGHDEVIGTMGEAPGQMILVETAEDVRKLEIGDPEKVAYLTQTTLSVDDANLVIGALRERFPQIANPPKDDICYATQNRQEAVRELASRSDLVLVLGSQNSSNSRRLAEIADSLGVPAHLIDGVSEIRPEWFDGVDGVLITAGASAPEDVVQECIDYLVRNHGATLEEAYVREENVHFPLPKSLRELLPAGQR; encoded by the coding sequence ATGCGAATCATCCTGGCCAACCCCCGAGGCTTCTGCGCGGGGGTGAACATGGCGATTGAGTGCCTGGAGCGTGCCCTGGACTTCTTCGGGGCGCCGGTCTATGTGTACCACGAGATCGTCCACAACAAGTACGTGGTGGACCGCTTCAAGAAGCGCGGGACGGTCTTCGTGGAGTCGCTCGAGGAGGTGCCGGAGGGCTCCCCCCTGCTCTACAGCGCGCACGGCGTCTCGCCGCAGATCCGCGAGCAGGCCCGCGGCCGGCGGCTCCTGGCCATCGACGCCACCTGCCCGCTGGTCACCAAGGTGCACCTGGAGGCGATCAAGTACGCGAGGGAGGGCTACACCATCTTCCTGATCGGCCACGAGGGGCACGACGAGGTCATCGGCACGATGGGCGAGGCCCCGGGGCAGATGATCCTCGTGGAGACGGCCGAGGACGTCCGGAAGCTGGAGATCGGCGACCCGGAGAAGGTGGCCTACCTGACGCAGACCACCCTCAGCGTGGACGACGCCAACCTCGTCATCGGGGCGCTCCGGGAGCGGTTCCCGCAGATCGCCAACCCGCCCAAGGACGACATCTGCTACGCCACCCAGAACCGCCAGGAGGCCGTCCGCGAGCTCGCCTCGCGGTCCGACCTGGTCCTCGTGCTGGGGAGCCAGAACAGCTCGAACAGCCGGCGGCTCGCGGAGATCGCCGACTCGCTCGGCGTCCCGGCCCACCTGATCGACGGCGTCTCCGAGATCCGCCCGGAGTGGTTCGACGGCGTCGACGGCGTCCTGATCACCGCCGGCGCCTCGGCCCCGGAGGACGTCGTCCAGGAGTGCATCGACTACCTGGTGCGGAACCACGGCGCGACGCTCGAGGAGGCCTACGTCCGCGAGGAGAACGTCCACTTCCCCCTGCCGAAGTCGCTCCGCGAGCTGCTCCCGGCCGGGCAGAGATGA
- a CDS encoding 3-oxoacyl-ACP synthase III family protein produces the protein MSEPFVNTAASPVAHEERRVLPISNGQSHIVPRTLTLTGVQVLGTGSYVPENVVSNVDLQDSLGFDPEWIVNRTGIHERRFALPHQATSDLCAQAASRCLKAADCRPSDVDLLVLATFTPDMAFPSTGNLVQDRLKLNCPAFDIQAACAGFVFALVIGSQFVATGNCKRVLVVGGDCNSRVINPGDQKSFPLFGDGAGAVLLGPGTKEQGMIAYQLGSDGSGSDLLTRPAGGSRMPPSCETVEQGLHYLTMDGRAIFKWAVRILADSTLAVLGHAGSKVPDVRWFIPHQANVRIIHAASDVLGFPREAVFKNLERYGNTSAGSVPIALDEVHATGTIRHGDQVLFSGFGSGLNWGTVLWRW, from the coding sequence ATGTCGGAACCGTTCGTCAATACAGCGGCCTCTCCAGTCGCACACGAAGAGCGTCGCGTCCTGCCGATCAGCAACGGCCAGTCGCACATCGTCCCCCGGACGTTGACCCTGACGGGCGTGCAGGTGCTGGGGACGGGGAGCTATGTCCCCGAGAACGTCGTCAGCAACGTCGACCTGCAGGATTCCCTCGGGTTCGACCCCGAGTGGATCGTCAACCGGACGGGCATCCACGAGCGGCGATTCGCGCTGCCGCACCAGGCCACGAGCGACCTCTGCGCCCAGGCGGCGAGCCGCTGCCTGAAGGCCGCGGATTGCCGGCCCTCGGACGTGGACCTGCTCGTCCTGGCGACGTTCACCCCCGACATGGCCTTCCCCTCGACGGGGAACCTGGTCCAGGACCGGCTCAAGCTGAACTGCCCCGCTTTCGACATCCAGGCCGCCTGCGCGGGGTTCGTCTTCGCGCTGGTGATCGGCTCGCAGTTCGTCGCCACGGGCAACTGCAAGCGGGTGCTCGTGGTCGGAGGCGACTGCAACAGCCGGGTGATCAACCCGGGCGACCAGAAGAGCTTCCCGCTCTTCGGCGACGGGGCCGGCGCGGTGCTGCTGGGCCCCGGCACGAAGGAGCAGGGGATGATCGCCTACCAGCTCGGCTCCGACGGTTCGGGCAGCGACCTGCTGACCCGGCCGGCCGGCGGCAGCCGCATGCCCCCCAGCTGCGAGACCGTCGAGCAGGGTCTGCATTACCTGACCATGGACGGGCGGGCCATCTTCAAGTGGGCCGTCCGCATCCTGGCCGATTCGACGCTCGCGGTCCTGGGCCACGCCGGCAGCAAGGTGCCGGACGTCCGCTGGTTCATCCCCCACCAGGCGAACGTGCGGATCATCCACGCCGCCAGCGACGTCCTCGGCTTCCCCAGGGAGGCGGTCTTCAAGAACCTGGAGAGGTACGGCAATACCTCCGCCGGCTCCGTGCCGATCGCCCTCGACGAGGTCCACGCCACCGGCACGATCCGCCACGGCGACCAGGTCCTCTTCTCCGGCTTCGGCTCCGGCCTCAACTGGGGCACCGTGCTCTGGCGTTGGTGA